A portion of the Cervus elaphus chromosome X, mCerEla1.1, whole genome shotgun sequence genome contains these proteins:
- the RAB9A gene encoding ras-related protein Rab-9A — protein sequence MAGKSSLFKVILLGDGGVGKSSLMNRYVTNKFDAQLFHTIGVEFLNKDLEVDGHFVTMQIWDTAGQERFRSLRTPFYRGSDCCLLTFSVDDSQSFQNLSNWKKEFIYYADVKEPESFPFVILGNKVDISERQVSAEEAQAWCRDNGDYPYFETSAKDATNVAAAFEEAVRRVLATEDRSDPLIQTDTVSLHRKPKPSSSCCGS from the coding sequence ATGGCAGGAAAATCATCGCTTTTCAAAGTCATTCTCCTTGGAGATGGTGGTGTTGGGAAGAGTTCTCTAATGAACAGATATGTGACTAATAAGTTTGATGCCCAGCTCTTCCATACAATAGGTGTggagtttttaaataaagatttggAGGTGGATGGACACTTTGTCACCATGCAGATCTGGGACACGGCTGGTCAAGAGCGCTTCAGAAGCCTGAGGACGCCATTCTACAGAGGTTCTGACTGTTGCCTGCTTACCTTTAGTGTCGATGATTCTCAGAGCTTCCAGAACTTGAGTAACTGGAAGAAAGAATTCATATATTACGCAGATGTGAAAGAGCCCGAAAGCTTTCCTTTTGTGATTCTGGGCAACAAGGTTGACATCAGCGAGCGGCAGGTGTCTGCAGAAGAAGCTCAAGCCTGGTGCCGGGACAACGGCGACTATCCCTACTTTGAAACGAGCGCGAAAGATGCCACTAATGTCGCAGCAGCCTTTGAGGAAGCAGTTCGAAGAGTGCTTGCTACCGAGGATAGGTCAGATCCCTTGATTCAGACAGACACGGTCAGTCTGCACCGAAAGCCCAAGCCCAGCTCGTCTTGCTGTGGAAGTTAG